The following are from one region of the Melospiza melodia melodia isolate bMelMel2 chromosome 16, bMelMel2.pri, whole genome shotgun sequence genome:
- the YIPF6 gene encoding protein YIPF6, with amino-acid sequence MAAAEGSGAGGTLFPGLADVSISQDIPVEGEITVPVGSHSPDEDYSTLDEPVKDTIMRDLKAVGKKFVHVMYPRKSSALLRDWDLWGPLVLCVSLALMLQGGSADSKDDGGPQFAEVFVIIWFGAVVITLNSKLLGGTISFFQSLCVLGYCVMPLTVAMLVCRLVLLAGAGTVSFIIRLIVVGAMFAWSTLASTAFLADSQPPNRKALVVYPIFLFYFVISWMILTFTPQ; translated from the exons atggcggcggcggaggggagcggggccggggggacccTG TTCCCAGGTCTGGCAGATGTGTCCATATCCCAGGACATTCCAGTGGAAGGGGAGATCACTGTCCCTGTGGGATCTCACTCTCCTGATGAGGATTACTCCACGCTGGATGAGCCAGTCAAGGACACAATT ATGAGGGACCTGAAGGCTGTTGGGAAGAAGTTTGTCCATGTCATGTATCCCCGGAAGAGCAGTGCCCTCCTCAGGGACT gGGATCTGTGGGGCCCATTGGTGCTGTGTGTCTCCCTGGCTCT GATGCTGCAGGGTGGCTCTGCAGACAGCAAGGATGATGGAGGGCCCCAGTTTGCCGAGGTCTTTGTCATCATCTGGTTTGGGGCCGTCGTCATCACGCTCAACTCGAAGCTCCTGGGAGGCACCAT CTCCTTCTTCCAgagcctgtgtgtgctggggTACTGTGTGATGCCTCTGACCGTGGCCATGCTGGTgtgcaggctggtgctgctggcggGCGCGGGCACCGTCAGCTTCATCATCCGCCTCATCGTGGTGGGGGCCATGTTCGCCTGGTCCACCCTGG CATCCACGGCGTTCCTGGCAGACAGCCAGCCCCCCAACCGCAAGGCCCTGGTCGTGTACCCCATCTTCCTCTTCTACTTCGTCATCAGCTGGATGATCCTGACCTTCACCCCGCAGTGA